The Fervidibacillus albus genome contains a region encoding:
- the ispG gene encoding flavodoxin-dependent (E)-4-hydroxy-3-methylbut-2-enyl-diphosphate synthase — protein sequence MGDITHRTKTRPVRVGNLTIGGSNELYIQSMTTTKTHDVEGTVQQIHKLEEAGCQIVRVAVPDERAAKAISDIKKRIHIPLVADIHFNYRLALMAMDGGVDKIRINPGNIGRREKVEAVVNRAKKDGIPIRIGVNAGSLERRILEKYGYPTADGMVESALHHIKILEDLDFHDIIVSMKASNVPLAIEAYEKAARAFDYPLHLGITESGTLFAGTVKSAAGLGAILSKGIGNTLRISLSADPVEEVKVARELLKSFGLASNAATLISCPTCGRIEIDLIQIANEVEEYIQSIKAPIKVAVLGCAVNGPGEAREADIGIAGARGEGLLFRKGKIVRKVPEETMVDELKKEIDILAKEYAEKQNGEAR from the coding sequence TTGGGTGATATAACGCATCGAACGAAAACACGGCCTGTCCGTGTCGGAAATTTAACGATTGGTGGAAGTAATGAATTATATATACAAAGTATGACGACGACGAAAACCCACGATGTAGAGGGAACCGTCCAACAAATTCATAAATTGGAAGAAGCTGGGTGCCAAATCGTTCGTGTGGCGGTACCGGATGAACGGGCAGCAAAGGCGATTTCGGATATTAAAAAACGAATCCATATCCCTCTTGTGGCCGACATTCATTTCAATTACCGCCTTGCATTAATGGCGATGGACGGTGGAGTTGATAAAATTCGGATCAATCCGGGAAATATCGGGCGAAGGGAAAAGGTGGAAGCCGTCGTCAATCGGGCAAAAAAAGATGGCATTCCGATTCGAATCGGTGTCAATGCTGGATCATTGGAGAGACGAATCTTAGAGAAATACGGATATCCGACTGCTGACGGCATGGTGGAAAGCGCTTTGCATCATATAAAAATTTTAGAAGACTTGGACTTCCACGATATTATCGTATCGATGAAGGCTTCGAATGTTCCCCTCGCCATCGAAGCGTATGAAAAAGCGGCAAGGGCCTTCGACTATCCCCTTCATTTAGGAATTACCGAATCCGGTACCCTTTTTGCAGGTACAGTAAAAAGTGCCGCCGGATTAGGTGCGATTTTAAGCAAAGGGATTGGAAACACACTCCGTATTTCGCTAAGTGCTGATCCGGTGGAAGAAGTGAAAGTCGCTCGGGAATTGTTAAAATCATTTGGATTAGCTTCAAATGCGGCAACGTTAATTTCTTGCCCGACTTGTGGGCGCATCGAAATTGATTTAATTCAAATTGCCAACGAAGTGGAAGAATACATCCAATCGATTAAAGCACCGATTAAAGTGGCCGTTCTCGGATGTGCCGTAAACGGTCCGGGAGAAGCAAGGGAAGCCGATATCGGTATTGCCGGAGCACGTGGTGAAGGACTCCTTTTTCGGAAAGGGAAAATCGTCCGAAAAGTGCCGGAAGAAACGATGGTCGATGAATTGAAAAAGGAAATCGATATCCTTGCAAAAGAATATGCTGAAAAACAAAATGGAGAAGCTCGTTAA
- a CDS encoding Fur family transcriptional regulator, giving the protein MDLKEAVQLLKVHGYKYTGKRVDMLEYLEHSDRYVTAKEILEELKTDYPNISFDTIYRNLSLFTDLGILEMTELSGEKHFRFRCANNHHHHHFICLECGKTKEIDTCPMGEVQKELDGYFISDHKFEIYGYCKTCTH; this is encoded by the coding sequence TTGGATTTGAAGGAAGCCGTTCAGTTACTGAAGGTACATGGGTATAAATATACTGGAAAACGAGTCGACATGTTGGAGTATTTGGAACACTCGGATCGGTACGTAACCGCAAAGGAAATTTTGGAAGAATTGAAAACCGATTATCCGAACATTAGTTTCGATACGATTTATCGAAATTTATCGTTGTTTACCGATCTCGGAATTTTGGAAATGACTGAGCTGTCCGGTGAAAAACATTTCCGTTTCCGTTGTGCGAACAACCACCACCATCATCATTTTATTTGTTTGGAATGTGGGAAAACGAAGGAAATCGATACGTGTCCGATGGGGGAAGTGCAAAAGGAATTGGATGGGTATTTTATTTCCGACCATAAATTTGAAATATATGGGTATTGTAAAACATGCACCCATTGA
- a CDS encoding YqgQ family protein, which produces MKTIYDVQQLLKTYGTVIYVGDRLADLELMEAELREIYRSQFIDIKDYQTALLLLRNEIQKEKEKRGR; this is translated from the coding sequence GTGAAAACGATTTATGACGTACAACAGTTGTTAAAAACGTACGGGACCGTCATCTATGTTGGCGATCGTTTAGCGGATTTGGAACTGATGGAAGCGGAACTACGGGAAATATACCGCTCCCAATTCATTGATATAAAGGATTATCAAACAGCTCTTTTATTGTTACGGAACGAAATTCAAAAGGAAAAAGAAAAGAGAGGAAGATGA
- a CDS encoding 5-formyltetrahydrofolate cyclo-ligase, whose amino-acid sequence MKEEKARLRKIIRNKLMEMDRIVYEKRSHLIHNRLYSTDIWHEAEIIGITLSMFPEVDTFAIIEEGWRKGKTIAVPKCVPATRELQFFRIQNLNEVEKGYFGLLEPNEERTEAIEREKIDLLIVPGIVFSTTGYRIGHGGGYYDRYLQNFDQQTVSLVFEEQIVDQLPVEMHDERVEMIVTERDVIDCRNG is encoded by the coding sequence ATGAAGGAAGAAAAGGCACGGTTAAGAAAAATCATCCGAAACAAATTAATGGAAATGGACCGCATCGTCTATGAGAAACGATCCCATTTAATACATAATCGGTTGTATTCGACGGATATTTGGCATGAAGCGGAAATCATTGGGATTACTTTATCGATGTTTCCGGAAGTGGATACCTTTGCCATCATCGAAGAAGGGTGGCGTAAAGGAAAAACGATCGCTGTTCCGAAATGCGTACCGGCAACGAGGGAATTGCAGTTTTTTCGCATTCAAAATTTGAATGAAGTGGAAAAAGGGTATTTCGGATTATTGGAACCGAATGAAGAAAGGACGGAGGCAATCGAACGGGAGAAAATCGATCTCCTCATCGTTCCTGGAATCGTTTTTTCAACAACCGGATATCGAATCGGCCATGGGGGAGGGTATTACGACCGTTATTTGCAAAATTTCGATCAGCAGACGGTTTCTCTCGTCTTTGAAGAACAAATCGTTGACCAACTCCCTGTTGAGATGCATGATGAAAGGGTGGAAATGATCGTAACGGAAAGGGATGTCATCGACTGCCGTAACGGATGA
- a CDS encoding spore germination protein, whose amino-acid sequence MKIRHKSEVSKNLEKNVTVLKRLLGVDKNFDVIQVDLFYAERNMALFFIDGFIKDDLFLHIMRLLSNLEPDQIDRRPLEKLVKTYIPYVEIETTNSLETVVDNVLSGPVALLVDGMEEAILIDVRTYPARNPEEPDIERVVRGARDGYVETLVMNTALTRRKIRDRSLRMEFLQVGTRSKTDTVICYLKDIADPNLVEKVKQSLKKIKTDAIPMAEKTVEEYISGQHWNPYPTVRYTERPDTAAAHLYEGHVCIIVDGSPSVIITPTTFWHHLQHAEEYRNKPIVGAYLRLIRYIGVFASIFLLPLWYLFAVEPELLPPSLSFIGPENGGDIPLFVQFFIIEIGIDLLRMAAIHTPSSLATALGLVAAVLIGEVAVEVGLFTHEVILYVAIVAIGTFATPSYELSLANRLFRLLLLLLTAAFTIYGFLIGTTMWILLLLSMKSYNVPYLWPFIPFHSRAFKDVFIRTPIPLKSRRPEILHPQDPDR is encoded by the coding sequence ATGAAGATTCGCCATAAAAGCGAAGTGTCGAAAAACTTAGAGAAAAATGTTACGGTTTTAAAAAGATTGCTCGGAGTGGATAAAAATTTCGATGTGATTCAAGTCGATTTATTTTATGCTGAACGAAATATGGCGCTTTTTTTTATCGACGGCTTTATTAAAGATGACTTATTTTTACATATTATGCGGTTATTATCGAATTTGGAACCGGATCAAATCGATCGACGTCCGCTCGAAAAATTAGTGAAAACATATATTCCGTATGTGGAAATTGAGACGACGAACTCATTGGAAACGGTCGTCGATAACGTTCTTTCAGGACCGGTGGCATTGCTTGTGGACGGTATGGAAGAGGCGATTTTAATCGATGTTCGAACGTATCCGGCAAGAAATCCAGAGGAACCGGATATTGAACGGGTTGTCCGCGGTGCGAGGGACGGGTATGTGGAGACGTTAGTGATGAATACGGCATTGACCCGGAGAAAAATTCGGGACCGTTCTTTAAGGATGGAGTTTTTACAAGTCGGGACCCGGTCGAAAACCGATACGGTCATTTGTTATTTAAAGGATATCGCCGACCCAAATCTCGTGGAGAAAGTAAAACAATCGTTAAAAAAAATCAAGACCGACGCAATTCCGATGGCGGAAAAAACGGTGGAGGAGTACATTTCCGGTCAACATTGGAATCCGTATCCAACGGTTCGCTACACGGAACGTCCCGATACAGCGGCAGCCCATTTGTACGAAGGGCATGTTTGCATTATCGTCGACGGATCTCCGAGTGTCATCATTACCCCGACCACCTTTTGGCATCATTTGCAACATGCTGAGGAATATCGAAATAAACCGATCGTCGGTGCCTATTTACGACTAATCCGATACATCGGGGTATTTGCTTCCATTTTCCTATTACCCTTATGGTATTTATTCGCTGTCGAACCGGAACTTTTGCCTCCAAGCCTTTCCTTTATCGGACCGGAAAATGGTGGGGATATTCCGCTGTTTGTCCAGTTTTTCATCATTGAAATTGGCATCGATTTGCTTCGGATGGCTGCCATTCATACACCAAGTTCTTTAGCGACGGCTCTCGGACTCGTTGCTGCCGTTTTAATTGGGGAAGTGGCTGTGGAAGTCGGGTTGTTTACCCATGAAGTAATCCTTTACGTCGCCATCGTCGCCATCGGAACGTTTGCAACACCGAGTTATGAACTTAGTTTGGCTAATCGATTGTTTCGACTTCTTCTCCTTCTATTGACGGCGGCGTTTACCATTTATGGATTTTTGATTGGAACGACGATGTGGATCCTTTTGCTCCTCTCTATGAAATCGTATAATGTTCCGTATTTATGGCCTTTTATTCCTTTCCATTCCCGTGCGTTCAAAGATGTTTTCATTCGCACGCCGATTCCATTGAAAAGCCGAAGACCGGAAATTCTACATCCCCAGGATCCAGATCGCTAA
- the rpmG gene encoding 50S ribosomal protein L33: MRVNITLACTECGERNYISTKNKRNNPDRLELKKYCPRDKKVTLHRETK, encoded by the coding sequence ATGCGTGTAAACATTACGTTAGCTTGTACGGAATGCGGAGAACGTAATTATATTTCCACAAAAAATAAGCGGAATAATCCAGACCGTTTAGAATTAAAAAAGTATTGTCCTCGTGATAAAAAAGTGACGTTACACCGTGAAACAAAGTAA
- a CDS encoding peptidoglycan D,D-transpeptidase FtsI family protein: protein MNILFFIVFLLFSILILRLGIVQIVQGESYRKQVEQTDEISVSSAVPRGEIYDRNYEKIVYNTPQKAITYTPSINPQPKELLEIAKKLSELIDMGEEKENVSTRELKDLWILENNNGDEKVTDEEVQQLEEKEIYQLKLSRITEDELAEIDLNVASIYWNLYRAPALTPSVVKNEGVTDEEYARVSEHLNELPGVDITIDWEREKTYDQTFHLLGSVKNIPAEKADYYTAMGYQLNDRVGTSYLEEMLEQVLQGQKSVVKTVTDQNGDVVDTEIISEGKSGYDVVLTIDMELQAEVEKILQEEILTMIEYPNAITFDSAFVVVMNPKTGEVLTLAGKQYDREDEEFIDYSNGTFTYAFVPGSAVKGATILMGYETGVISPGTILRDEVMRFKGGITISSVSTMGNIDDLTALERSSNVYMAKIALAIAGGTYTAGGPLIIDTSKIDEMREYFAQFGLGVETGIGFSNETTGIKGTVKSTEPGSLLYFGFGQLDTYTPIQLAQYVSTIANGGYRMQPQLVKEIREPSASSDELGPIVEQMEPVVLNRVDMEEEWIERVQEGFWRVTHGSQGTARYYFANEPYDVAGKTGTAQTYDGQGRQTENLTFIGYAPYDDPEVAIAVVAPNAYLAGTKSPYSIANIISRRVLRTYFELKEERLTEEVEQEEQPLESIEENVDLGE from the coding sequence ATGAATATACTGTTTTTTATCGTTTTTCTCCTGTTTTCCATACTTATTCTTCGTCTTGGCATCGTGCAAATCGTTCAAGGGGAGAGCTATCGGAAGCAGGTGGAACAAACGGATGAAATATCCGTCAGTAGCGCCGTGCCAAGGGGGGAAATTTACGACCGAAATTATGAAAAGATCGTCTATAACACCCCACAAAAGGCGATTACGTACACACCTTCGATCAATCCTCAACCGAAGGAACTGCTTGAAATCGCAAAAAAATTATCAGAGCTCATTGATATGGGCGAGGAAAAGGAAAATGTGTCGACGAGGGAATTGAAAGATTTATGGATTTTAGAAAACAACAATGGGGATGAAAAGGTAACGGATGAAGAGGTACAACAATTAGAAGAAAAAGAAATTTACCAATTAAAACTGTCGAGAATTACCGAAGACGAATTAGCGGAAATCGATTTAAATGTGGCGAGCATTTATTGGAATTTATACCGAGCTCCGGCACTTACACCATCCGTCGTAAAAAATGAAGGAGTGACGGATGAGGAGTACGCCCGTGTTAGCGAACATTTGAACGAACTTCCCGGCGTCGATATTACGATCGATTGGGAAAGGGAAAAAACGTATGATCAAACCTTTCATTTATTAGGCAGTGTGAAAAACATCCCTGCGGAAAAGGCGGATTACTATACGGCGATGGGTTATCAATTAAACGATCGGGTCGGAACGAGTTATTTGGAAGAAATGTTGGAACAAGTTCTTCAAGGACAGAAATCCGTTGTCAAAACGGTAACCGATCAGAATGGGGATGTTGTCGATACGGAAATTATATCCGAAGGGAAAAGTGGTTATGACGTCGTATTAACGATCGATATGGAATTGCAAGCGGAAGTGGAAAAAATTCTTCAAGAAGAAATTTTGACGATGATTGAGTATCCAAACGCCATCACCTTTGATAGTGCCTTTGTCGTCGTTATGAATCCGAAAACGGGTGAAGTTTTGACATTGGCCGGAAAACAATACGATCGGGAGGATGAGGAATTTATCGATTACTCGAACGGTACATTTACGTATGCCTTCGTTCCTGGTTCTGCGGTTAAAGGGGCGACGATACTTATGGGGTATGAAACGGGTGTAATTTCACCGGGCACGATATTACGGGATGAAGTGATGCGATTTAAAGGAGGAATTACAATTTCATCGGTGTCTACTATGGGAAATATTGATGATTTGACGGCTTTAGAAAGGTCATCGAACGTTTACATGGCCAAAATCGCCTTAGCTATCGCCGGTGGAACGTATACAGCTGGAGGGCCGCTAATAATCGATACGAGCAAAATCGATGAGATGCGCGAATATTTTGCCCAGTTTGGCTTAGGTGTGGAAACGGGAATCGGATTTTCCAATGAGACGACTGGAATTAAAGGAACGGTGAAGTCGACGGAACCGGGAAGTCTCCTTTATTTCGGTTTCGGTCAGCTCGACACGTACACGCCGATTCAATTGGCCCAATATGTTTCGACGATCGCCAATGGAGGTTACCGGATGCAACCACAACTTGTGAAGGAAATTCGTGAACCGAGTGCGAGTAGTGATGAATTAGGTCCCATAGTCGAGCAAATGGAGCCGGTCGTTTTGAACCGAGTCGATATGGAAGAAGAATGGATCGAACGGGTCCAAGAGGGGTTTTGGCGCGTCACCCATGGATCCCAAGGAACGGCTCGATATTATTTTGCGAATGAACCGTATGATGTGGCAGGAAAAACGGGGACGGCGCAAACGTATGACGGTCAAGGAAGACAAACGGAAAATTTAACGTTTATCGGTTATGCTCCTTACGATGATCCGGAAGTGGCCATCGCCGTCGTAGCACCGAACGCTTACCTTGCTGGAACGAAATCCCCTTATTCGATTGCAAATATTATAAGTCGGCGGGTACTTCGAACGTATTTCGAATTGAAAGAAGAACGGCTAACGGAAGAGGTGGAGCAAGAGGAACAACCGCTGGAATCGATTGAGGAAAATGTTGATTTGGGTGAATAA
- a CDS encoding MFS transporter, translating to MWKRIIGFKDVQLTTDLRLLLAIGGIYSLSVALSNTFVNVYLWKKTGNFFHLGFYNFLLAMVQLITFIIAGKVAKRVDRIIVLRIGVVFLAIFFVTVLLTGNSAGNYLFILGGLLGIGYGFYWLAYNVLTFEITEPENRDFFNGFLGVLSSAGGMIGPLLAGFIISKFEQYTGYTIIFSLSLGLFALSSVLSFFMKRRSAEGQYAFLLIVKERKTNRNWKLITNANVSQGLREGIFAFVINVYVYIVTGSEMALGTFAFVNSLISFITYFAAGRWIRKKDRKKAMLFGGTILFLSIFIILFRVDYSLLLLYSGVIAFAYPIVLVPFLSTSYDVIGKSRKAAEMRVEYIVVREVFLNIGRMISISTLLLVATLFSVKLAIPLLLVVFGSGYLFIYVFIRKVELNEFR from the coding sequence ATGTGGAAAAGAATTATTGGGTTTAAAGACGTACAGTTGACGACGGATTTACGTCTATTGCTGGCGATTGGAGGAATTTATTCGTTAAGTGTCGCATTATCTAATACGTTTGTGAATGTTTATTTATGGAAAAAAACAGGGAATTTTTTTCATCTCGGATTTTACAATTTTTTATTGGCAATGGTTCAATTAATTACGTTTATTATTGCTGGCAAAGTCGCCAAAAGGGTCGATCGAATTATCGTCCTTCGAATCGGTGTCGTTTTTTTGGCGATTTTTTTTGTGACCGTTTTGCTTACCGGAAATTCGGCAGGGAATTATTTATTCATCCTCGGTGGTTTACTTGGTATTGGTTACGGTTTTTATTGGTTGGCGTACAATGTGTTGACGTTTGAAATTACCGAGCCGGAAAATCGGGATTTTTTTAACGGTTTTTTAGGGGTATTAAGTTCAGCCGGTGGAATGATCGGACCGCTTTTGGCTGGATTTATCATTTCTAAGTTTGAACAATATACCGGATATACGATTATTTTCTCCCTTTCCCTCGGATTGTTCGCCCTTTCGAGTGTGCTTAGTTTTTTCATGAAAAGACGTTCCGCCGAGGGTCAATATGCCTTTTTATTGATAGTAAAGGAAAGAAAAACGAATCGAAATTGGAAATTGATTACGAATGCGAACGTTTCTCAAGGCTTGCGTGAAGGGATTTTTGCTTTCGTCATAAATGTATACGTATATATCGTGACTGGTAGCGAAATGGCACTCGGTACATTCGCTTTTGTCAATTCGTTAATCTCTTTCATTACGTATTTTGCTGCTGGTCGATGGATACGAAAAAAGGATCGAAAAAAGGCGATGTTATTCGGTGGGACGATTTTGTTTTTGTCCATTTTCATCATTCTTTTTCGCGTCGATTACTCCCTTTTATTACTCTACTCCGGAGTCATTGCCTTTGCTTATCCGATCGTTCTCGTACCGTTTTTATCCACTTCCTACGATGTGATCGGAAAAAGTAGAAAGGCGGCCGAAATGCGGGTAGAGTATATCGTCGTGCGGGAAGTGTTTTTAAATATCGGTCGGATGATTTCGATTTCCACATTATTACTGGTCGCCACCCTTTTTTCCGTCAAATTGGCCATTCCCTTATTGTTAGTCGTCTTCGGATCCGGTTATTTGTTCATTTACGTCTTTATTCGGAAGGTGGAGTTGAACGAGTTCCGATGA
- a CDS encoding rhomboid family intramembrane serine protease — protein MSFKEEYYFWRIVYYLMSEKKYRMLNLSPNENEVWLENVFEKQHGVVKIVRTDLDWSNWLRNDVERTKRNGERIRQSFYKNRLNVFNLYITPLPPVDDYETALGWASSAGNERVKVYTSLFLTNDLSDSLADFEQFFGKLPIDPVKDVYEPYEVDAVKKAVMQLASAEVKRERKIFEAGKPFFTYFFLAVQVVLFFLMELMGGSENPYVLLQFGAKFNPLIVEGQWWRLITPMFLHIGIIHLLLNSLALYYLGTVVEKLFGRWRFLFLYLFSGFFGSLASFLFNPTISAGASGAIFGCFGALLYFGLVYPHLFFRTMGMNILVLVGMNLLLGIIIPNIDMAGHVGGLIGGFLASGILYLPKQDRFNKRWLFFLVTVMATAGMLVYGFTFPNV, from the coding sequence TTGAGTTTCAAAGAGGAATATTATTTCTGGCGGATCGTTTACTATTTGATGTCGGAAAAAAAATATCGAATGCTTAATCTTTCGCCAAACGAGAATGAAGTATGGTTGGAAAATGTTTTTGAAAAACAACACGGTGTCGTTAAAATTGTTCGAACGGATTTGGATTGGAGTAACTGGTTAAGAAATGATGTGGAACGAACGAAAAGAAACGGAGAGAGAATTCGCCAATCCTTTTATAAAAACCGGTTGAATGTTTTCAATTTGTACATCACCCCTCTTCCGCCGGTCGATGATTATGAAACGGCACTTGGATGGGCTTCGAGCGCTGGGAACGAACGGGTAAAGGTTTATACGTCATTGTTTTTAACGAACGATCTTTCCGATTCACTAGCCGATTTCGAACAGTTTTTCGGAAAACTACCGATTGATCCGGTCAAAGATGTCTATGAACCGTATGAAGTCGATGCCGTAAAAAAAGCGGTTATGCAGCTAGCTTCCGCTGAGGTGAAAAGGGAAAGGAAAATTTTTGAGGCGGGAAAACCGTTTTTCACCTATTTCTTTTTAGCGGTGCAAGTTGTTCTTTTTTTCCTTATGGAGTTGATGGGGGGAAGTGAGAATCCGTACGTTCTCCTTCAATTCGGTGCAAAATTTAACCCGTTGATCGTTGAAGGTCAATGGTGGCGATTGATTACCCCAATGTTTTTACATATCGGCATCATTCATTTGCTTTTAAATAGCCTCGCCCTTTATTATTTAGGAACAGTTGTGGAAAAATTGTTTGGAAGATGGCGTTTTTTGTTTCTTTACTTGTTTTCCGGATTTTTCGGGAGTTTGGCAAGTTTTCTTTTTAACCCGACGATTTCTGCAGGAGCAAGTGGAGCAATTTTCGGCTGTTTCGGTGCGCTATTGTATTTTGGCCTCGTCTATCCCCATTTGTTTTTCCGAACGATGGGGATGAATATACTCGTCCTTGTCGGAATGAATTTGCTTTTAGGCATAATCATTCCGAATATTGACATGGCCGGTCATGTAGGGGGACTAATCGGTGGATTTTTAGCGTCGGGCATTTTGTATTTACCGAAACAAGATCGGTTTAACAAACGTTGGCTATTTTTTCTTGTTACGGTTATGGCTACGGCAGGAATGTTAGTTTACGGGTTTACTTTCCCGAATGTTTAG
- a CDS encoding Na/Pi cotransporter family protein yields the protein MDYMDVQQMIFEFIGGLGIFLFGIKTMGEGLQQSAGDRLRDILDKFTTNPLMGVLAGIVVTILIQSSSATTVITVGLVSAGFMNLRQAIGVIMGANIGTTVTAFIIGFDVGAYALPIMAAGSFLLFFFKNKKAHYFGQVLFGFGALFLGLELMSDGMKPLRDFEMFHDLTVNMSHIPILGVIVGTLFTVTVQSSSATVGILQGLYSDGLLDLNSALPVLFGDNIGTTITAILAAIGASIAAKRAALSHVLFNLLGTTLFVILLYPFTEIIVFLQGFFNLNDKMTIAFAHGLFNVTNTLIQLPFIGYLALIVTKVIPGDDSYVDYKTKQLDPNFITQSPSIALAAAKEEVIRMGQLAIKGLEESRSYLLTGQMKHAEVALSLEDAINNLDHKITDYLIALSSAPLLPYESQMHTTLMDTVRDIERIGDHFENMVELTEYKLNNKVKLSEYALKDIEEMFDLVVSTVTEVIEALDQNEENKANSVVCKEKKIDQMERKLRKRHILKTNEGICDGQAGIVFVDLVINLERIGDHSVNIAESIIGEKEAEQATVSTI from the coding sequence ATGGATTATATGGATGTTCAGCAAATGATTTTTGAATTTATCGGCGGTTTAGGTATTTTTTTGTTCGGAATTAAAACGATGGGAGAGGGGCTGCAACAGTCGGCAGGGGACAGGCTCCGGGATATTTTAGATAAATTTACGACCAATCCTTTAATGGGCGTTTTAGCAGGTATAGTCGTAACAATTCTCATCCAAAGTAGTTCAGCAACAACGGTCATTACCGTCGGGTTAGTTAGTGCTGGTTTTATGAATTTGCGTCAAGCAATTGGAGTAATTATGGGAGCGAATATCGGAACGACGGTTACCGCATTTATCATCGGTTTTGACGTCGGTGCGTACGCTTTACCGATTATGGCGGCAGGTTCATTTTTACTCTTCTTTTTCAAAAATAAAAAGGCTCATTACTTCGGGCAAGTGTTATTCGGTTTCGGTGCTCTGTTTCTCGGCTTAGAACTGATGAGCGATGGGATGAAGCCGTTACGAGATTTTGAAATGTTTCACGATTTAACTGTCAACATGAGTCACATACCGATCCTCGGTGTCATCGTCGGTACGTTATTTACTGTAACTGTTCAAAGTTCCAGTGCAACGGTTGGCATCTTGCAAGGTTTATATTCAGACGGTTTATTGGATTTAAACTCGGCTCTACCTGTGTTGTTTGGAGATAATATCGGAACGACGATTACCGCTATTTTAGCAGCTATCGGAGCGAGTATTGCAGCAAAACGGGCGGCTTTAAGTCACGTCCTCTTTAACTTATTAGGTACAACTTTGTTTGTCATTTTGCTTTACCCATTTACGGAAATAATCGTCTTTTTACAAGGGTTTTTCAATTTAAATGATAAGATGACAATCGCATTTGCCCACGGTTTATTTAATGTGACGAATACGTTGATTCAATTGCCTTTCATCGGGTATTTGGCGCTCATCGTGACGAAGGTAATTCCTGGGGATGATTCTTACGTCGATTATAAGACGAAACAACTGGATCCGAATTTCATTACCCAATCGCCTTCAATCGCGTTGGCTGCTGCAAAGGAAGAAGTCATTCGAATGGGGCAATTGGCGATTAAAGGGTTGGAAGAATCGCGAAGTTATTTATTGACCGGGCAAATGAAACATGCGGAAGTAGCGTTATCGTTGGAAGATGCGATAAATAACTTGGATCATAAAATTACCGACTATTTAATCGCTCTTTCGTCCGCACCGTTATTACCTTACGAATCCCAAATGCATACAACATTAATGGACACGGTTCGAGATATTGAACGAATCGGTGATCATTTTGAAAACATGGTAGAGCTGACGGAATATAAGCTCAATAATAAGGTGAAACTATCCGAATATGCATTGAAGGATATTGAAGAAATGTTCGATTTGGTCGTATCGACGGTAACGGAAGTGATTGAAGCTCTCGATCAAAATGAAGAGAATAAGGCGAATTCTGTCGTTTGTAAAGAGAAAAAAATCGACCAAATGGAAAGGAAATTGCGGAAACGGCATATTTTGAAGACGAATGAAGGGATTTGTGATGGGCAGGCAGGAATCGTTTTCGTTGATCTCGTAATCAATTTGGAACGGATCGGTGACCATTCGGTAAACATTGCCGAATCCATCATTGGTGAAAAAGAAGCGGAACAAGCGACCGTGTCAACGATATAA
- the sodA gene encoding superoxide dismutase SodA, translating to MAYELPALPYAYDALEPYIDKETMNIHHTKHHNTYVTNLNKALEGKEAFANKTVEEVIQNLDAVPEDVRTAVRNNGGGHANHSLFWQILSPNGGGEPTGELLAAINDTFGSFDAFKELFAKAAAGRFGSGWAWLVVNEGKLEVMSTPNQDSPLMEGKTPILGIDVWEHAYYLKYQNRRPEYISNFWNVVNWDEVAKRYAEVK from the coding sequence ATGGCATACGAATTACCTGCACTCCCCTATGCCTATGATGCTTTAGAACCATATATTGACAAGGAAACGATGAACATTCATCATACGAAACACCATAACACATACGTTACGAATTTGAATAAAGCGTTGGAAGGAAAAGAAGCGTTTGCGAATAAAACCGTCGAAGAAGTGATTCAAAATTTAGATGCCGTTCCGGAAGATGTACGGACAGCGGTTCGAAATAACGGAGGAGGGCATGCAAATCACTCCCTATTCTGGCAAATTTTATCCCCGAATGGCGGAGGGGAACCGACGGGTGAATTGCTTGCTGCGATCAATGATACATTTGGTAGTTTTGATGCCTTTAAAGAATTGTTTGCAAAGGCAGCTGCGGGTCGATTCGGTTCCGGTTGGGCATGGCTCGTCGTAAATGAAGGGAAATTGGAAGTGATGAGCACACCGAATCAAGATTCTCCATTAATGGAAGGAAAAACGCCAATTTTAGGCATTGACGTTTGGGAACATGCCTACTATTTGAAATATCAAAACCGTCGTCCAGAATACATTTCGAACTTTTGGAATGTCGTCAATTGGGATGAAGTAGCAAAGCGGTACGCTGAAGTGAAATAA